A genomic window from Candidatus Bathyarchaeota archaeon includes:
- a CDS encoding encapsulin, translating into MLKPLSRVGMDTAHLTDEERIYIDSKIVETVRPKLVGRRLFPVFTLPHAGFTTVRGYKQTDMGQARISLHGQGKNKDRTEKEPFDITVPVLHKEFTLWWRDLESSRTYGMPLDTQDAENAARQVAEEEDLLLLTGEYTGWNALGIEGLSTATGRNTKASAGAWPANALTDLSAAIGELETDGHVGPYAAVLRSSWAAKLRALVTNTATKWIEVIQDLFKAGIYVSDSLYTSAGATTSALVVEPGQDNFDMVIGRDLSLFTKQDEDMNLQCKVHEVVAPRIKRPTSICEITGLT; encoded by the coding sequence ATGCTAAAACCTTTAAGCCGAGTTGGAATGGACACAGCCCACCTAACAGACGAAGAAAGAATCTACATAGACTCAAAAATTGTCGAAACAGTAAGACCAAAACTTGTAGGCAGACGACTGTTCCCAGTGTTTACTTTGCCTCATGCAGGCTTCACAACTGTACGGGGATACAAGCAGACCGACATGGGACAAGCAAGAATCAGCTTACACGGACAGGGCAAAAACAAAGACCGAACAGAAAAGGAGCCCTTTGACATCACTGTTCCAGTGCTACACAAAGAATTCACCTTATGGTGGCGGGATCTGGAATCAAGCCGCACCTACGGGATGCCCCTTGATACACAAGACGCAGAAAATGCCGCCAGACAAGTCGCAGAGGAGGAAGATCTTCTCTTGTTGACTGGTGAATATACAGGCTGGAACGCTCTAGGAATCGAGGGACTGTCAACCGCAACAGGACGAAACACCAAAGCAAGCGCAGGCGCATGGCCAGCAAACGCCCTAACTGACCTATCTGCAGCTATCGGAGAACTAGAAACCGACGGACACGTTGGACCATACGCTGCAGTACTGAGATCAAGCTGGGCAGCAAAACTAAGAGCCCTAGTAACAAACACTGCAACAAAATGGATCGAAGTTATACAAGATCTCTTCAAAGCCGGAATCTATGTCAGTGATAGCCTCTACACGAGCGCAGGGGCAACAACCTCAGCTCTAGTTGTGGAGCCTGGGCAGGATAACTTTGACATGGTGATTGGCAGGGATCTTTCGTTGTTCACGAAGCAGGACGAGGACATGAACCTTCAATGCAAGGTCCATGAAGTCGTGGCACCCAGAATCAAGCGTCCAACATCAATCTGCGAAATCACAGGATTAACGTAG